One Actinomycetota bacterium DNA window includes the following coding sequences:
- a CDS encoding NAD(P)H-binding protein — translation MIVLIGATSFIGPTVLENLLKKGYQVKCFIKTGDDISKLQKTASLANKEIIITRGNLNSADTIFSCTKGTEAIVYLTDLKHSYYVQNTLSAASRAGIKRIVFLGSTTVLVPVDSQIKKAKMASEKAIQASKLDYTILRASMIYGSEDDTNFSRMIKYIKDKGYFYLFGRGQNLIQPVYIEDVAQAIAEVIPNEKTYRKTYELAGKEPIRYLKMLDIVKEKMGLDFKIRKVPLGLAHFMVSIYSRLSKNPSLTPDQIKRLSYDKTYSYSQAQQDFGFSPISFDQGIEKLIKKLS, via the coding sequence AGGTCAAATGCTTTATAAAAACTGGAGACGATATATCCAAGCTGCAAAAAACAGCCTCTTTGGCTAATAAGGAAATTATCATAACCAGGGGCAACTTAAATAGCGCCGATACCATTTTTTCCTGCACCAAAGGTACAGAAGCCATAGTATACCTTACCGATCTAAAACACAGTTACTATGTCCAGAATACCTTAAGCGCCGCCTCCAGGGCAGGGATAAAAAGAATAGTATTTTTAGGTTCTACCACAGTACTGGTACCGGTAGACAGCCAAATAAAAAAAGCCAAGATGGCCTCTGAGAAAGCTATCCAAGCCAGCAAGCTGGACTATACCATTTTAAGGGCATCCATGATCTACGGCTCAGAAGATGACACCAATTTTTCCCGGATGATAAAATATATAAAGGACAAGGGCTATTTTTACCTGTTCGGCCGGGGGCAAAACCTTATACAGCCGGTATACATAGAAGATGTAGCCCAGGCCATAGCAGAGGTGATACCTAATGAGAAAACTTACCGGAAAACCTATGAACTAGCTGGAAAAGAGCCTATAAGGTACTTAAAGATGCTGGATATAGTCAAGGAAAAAATGGGACTGGATTTCAAGATCAGGAAAGTGCCCCTGGGCCTGGCGCATTTTATGGTATCCATATATTCCAGGTTAAGCAAAAATCCCAGCTTAACCCCGGATCAAATAAAAAGGCTAAGTTATGATAAAACCTATTCCTACAGCCAGGCTCAGCAGGATTTTGGTTTCTCCCCTATATCTTTTGACCAAGGTATAGAAAAATTGATTAAGAAATTAAGCTAA